The genomic interval GGGAAAAAGATATCAAGGTTTTCAGAGGATATACCCTACGTCCATGACTCAATGATTCTTTAACTTCAGGCATTCCAGAAAGATCTCTGCAGATGAACAAAACGTTATCTCCTTACCTCGATTGGGTCAGGCACTTCAAGTCTTGTTTCCGGAGGGGCTTTGACAACTATAACAGTTTGGTCTTTAAGGCCACTAATTTTTCGAATATCTTGATATGTAACGTAAGCTAACGTAGGGAGCGTTAAGGAAACCTTCCAATGAATTGCCTCAGAGGCACCCACTTAGAAGACAGAAGAACAGATGCACGGAAAGAGTCTATAAGGTATTTTTGACTTATAAGAATATATGGGTGTCTCCATCCAGATCTTCAAATGTAAGGGATTTCTCATGAATCTTCTTTTCTGGTTGATATTCTAAACAACAGGACAAAAGCACAGCTTTTCCCTGCCGATTTCTAAAAGGCCCACAGCTacctaaaatattaaacacagaaacaaaatatccaaagaaaaccaaaacccaatTTGTCCAGGGATTTTCTAGCCAGGTTCCTCTGGAGCATGGACATTCCATAACCTTCAGGGAAGTGTTCTGTCACTCAAATTGAATGATGGCAGTTCCCaatttacaggggaaaaaaaaaaagtaagttctaCTACCCATATCTTTTTTGAAACTCCAATAACTTCTATCTGCTGCTTGACTACTAGCAAACGTCAGCAGCCACCCAAATAAATGAGTGAGTAGCAAACAGATCTTTTGGCGGAAGAATTCAGAAGACTGCTCAGGCAGACGGCTTGTTTTCTTATGGGCACCCAGGCTGGTGGTGATTATACACTGCCCATTGATAAGAGCgtcattatttttctgttacgACTTCTGCGCACTGAATAGTTCTTTTGAGCGCCCTGGCAGCCAAACCTGAGGGGATATCATGAAAGAGTATGGTACTGACTACGTGATGAAAGCATTCACGCAAGCTTGCCTAGAGAGACACGTCCTTACCCGGCAGTAAAAGAACTCACATAGCTCTCTCCATAACGCACACAGAGTAACATAATTAATGCACAATGTCTTCTAGCctgttgcatttttatgttaGCCCACAAAAAATGCCTAGGATAAAACAGCAAATCGCAACTCAATGACGGCCTTTCTGCAGGTAATGTAAGACAGCAAATAGGGTCAACGATCTGACATGTGTAATCCGGAAATAGGGTTTAGAGAGCCACAGGAAATGTCTCTTAGAACAGCGGACTTTCATTAGACACTGAAGGAAGCTAAGAACGTACTGTGCAGAAAAAAGCACATTCACTTCCGGTCTGTATATACTTTTAGGGGCACTTCACCGACTATCTTAAGTTTCAACGGTTGAGACCACAGGTAATCCAGTGCTGAGCTCACGTGGGAGTCCTCAGTCCTAGGCCCCCATTCATTTCGTCAAGGAAGCCAACTGACGGCCGTGAATTTTTACCGAGAACCCGGGGGGAAATGAGAGCCGGGTACCTACCCCACAGCCCACTCTCAGAAACGCTATGTGATGagaacttattaaaataaaaactcatctaCAATTACTCAACATGCTACAGGAAGGAGAATTTCAACACATTTGTGAACAAGCTGTACCACATTCGGAACTGAGGGGCGAATTGAAATAAATTGTGCAAACACATTTTCTAATCTTACAAACTTAAAAGTACTTCCACTGTGGCTCCCTCCTGAATTTGCTTTTTTGGGTTAGCAGCTCCCTGCAAGGAAGCTTTCAGTTTCTGGAACAAAGGCCCCAGAGGAAGGCAACGCAGGGGACTGCGCTGTAAGCTACACGTGGCAGAGAGCGACCAATCACACAACCACCTTGCCTCTTCCTCCACGGGGCTCCCACGGAACCCCAGGAAGGCGCCCCAGTAGAgttattctgtttctttcctggGAAACCCACTCCGGCCACCCCTGGCGGTTCAAATCATCACACCTCTTCTCCAGATCACTAATTATCAGCTGACAAGATGAATCCCTTGGTCAACAGAAAGCGAACAACCGCAGTTTCAAAATATGGCCTGAATTGGGAAAATCTGTGTCCCCACGGCCTCCAAGGGAAAGCCTGGCAGACACAAAGGGTCACGTGGAATGATCAGAAGTGGGCAACGCAAATGAGAGAGGGGGTATCTTAAAACATGGGCTTTGTCTTCTAGAAACTGAGAATATTGCAAAGTCTTCTTGTCAACTAATGAAGTaagctttctcctttcctgttggAAGGGCGATGCCGAGCGGTTAGGTTTCCTGTGATGGCCAACAGGTTGTCAGCCGGTTGACAAGAActgactttaaaattctttatttccagAGACTAATGGCTGCAGCTGAATGGATGCATTGAGATGCTGCGGGCCTGGCGGGGGGCGCTTCTAAGATCAGCTCTTGGTGCTGTGAACCAGCATTAACGCGGGGGCAAAGTTACAGCGCGGTTTTTCTCTACTCTTTTTATTCCTTCAGCTATAGCCCAGACAGAGTCAACAAATTCCAATTGCTCCAATATCggatggaaagaaaatagaatgtgaGAACCTCAACAGTGACAGCTGACGCCCACCAAAAATCTGGGGAGCCAGAGAGGAATCTGCTGGATGTTGTCGTTAATATTAACACCTTACGCTAGGAGTGTGTTCATATGTCCCACCTCGGAACAacatgattaaaaacaacaacaacaacaacaacaacaaatacccCACAGTTACCACCTGGCTATCAAAATAGATAGAAGATACCATCCAGTGACTATCTTTCCATAAATACTGAGTTCTAAAAGAAAGTACGtggatttacacacacacacacacacacacacacacacacacagacttgggTGAAACCAGAGTAAAAGTCTACTTGTGCGTAAGAGCCAGCCTGTCCACTCTGGATGTAACCCAGAAGGCACTAACCCCTAGGAACAGGTGACACAAAGGATATCTTTGATTCTCTGAATCCTCGGTTAGCAGTTTGAGGTCCAGGGTGCAGGTTTGGATCAGCTCAtctaatttcttctcttcctggctGAGCTCGGTCACTTCCTTCGACAGGCCTTGACACTGGGCCAGCGTGCCCCCGTCCTCAGACAGACTGCAGCCCCTAGAAACCCAAACACAGACTCAGTGTGGCTACTCAGGGGAccggagggcaggggtggaggggagggcagggagaagtgGTCTTTTGAGtaaatgtctcttctttttttctttttataaatttctaaaatgtttgtttgagagagagacagaatgcgagcaagggaggggcagagagagagggagacacagaattcgaactAGTTCCTTGCCGTCAGTggagagcccagcgcagggcttgaactcatggtccatgagatcatgacctgagccgaagtctgacgcttaactgactgagccacccaggaggccctaaATGTCTCCTCTTGACACAGAAGGTCATGCTGCTTGTTAGCCAATTGTGATAATCAGAacatttatacacatattttccCCCAGACAGTCCTTTACCTCTAAGTAGTTTCTatgtgagggaaaaaaacaaccccaaatcCAACACTGCTATTTTCAGGTTTCTCTCCTACAGAGGAGGCCTGTTTCTTCAGAAGGCTCAAATTCAAAGGGTGAAAGGAGGGCCTCCTCCCTGCCACATGCATCctggggggacagggaaggggggaaggatggagagacACAGCAAGGAAAAGATGAGGATGGTTCAAAACTCAATGAAATACCGTCGACAAAGTACAAAAGATGCAGGGAGTGTCTGAGGGCCTGTGCCACCCACGGGCAAGGACAGGGAGGTTAAGGGGACAGATCTGGTGCTGTGTGGGAGAACAAGGCCCACCGCCCAACAGGCTTCCCTCAACCACAGGCCATAATGGGGcactgaggggctcagtcggttgggcctccgactttggctcaggtcagatctcacggttcatgggttccagccctgcgtcaggctctgtgctgacagctggctcagagcctggagcctgcttctggttctgtgtctccttctctctctgcccctccccctctcatgctctgtctctctcagtatcaaaaataaataaaacattaaaaaaaattggggcactgAATCATCACAAAATTCCAAAAAAGTACAGCAAGTTACCCGCTATCCTATTGTGTCTGGAGTAGTATTCTTCCCAAAGCTACCCTCCAGAGATTTGTCCCTTCCCACAACACTTTCCAAGCTCCTTCGGAAATAGTGGCTCTTCAGGCTCTTCCGTCTAATAATTCACGAGCGGCATTAGCATACATTTAGTCACACATGCGGGTGACAAGTGCTAACATCCCTGCTTTGCGGAAGGAACGGAGGCCTCTAAGGCTTGCCTCAATTTACCCAGAAAGTGAGGTGACCCGCTGTTTGAGCCGCAGACAAGGATAACGTGGCGATGTGTTAACACACAGCCGAAGTTCATTTCCAAATGCCTGTTAGAGATAAGCCAAGGACACGTGTGAGCATCCTTTAGCTTTCACACGTGAGCACACACGTGGCATCACCACAAGAGATGGGTGGCATTTTACTTGACATCTGcagcccacccctctcccaccccccaccgtgAATCCCAGGACCCCCCTGGCTTAAGGCTAATCGAGCTTTCCGTCTCTGAAAGTATCTCAAGAGAAGGGGGCTGTGCAAAGAGACTTTGAACTTGAGTGAGGGGCAGCGAGAAAGGGACCGCGGAAATGCAGTGTGGGCGTGAGCGTGAAACCTGGGACCGGGGGCCGCAGCTTGTACTCACATCCATTGCACGTTGTTTTTCGACTTCTTCTTAATGAGGTGGATGCCTTCCAGCACGTTGGTGATGTCGTAGATCCTTCTCTTTTGCACTTTGAGTACCTCCGCTGCCTTGTTCAAATCCAAGACCCCGTCAGGGGACTGGCTCAGTAGCTGAATGAACTTCTTGGTGAGCAGACCAAGTGACGTGTCATATCGTGTTTTTTCTGAGGGAGATTTTGgagcttaaagaaaaacaaaagccaagcgggtgggggtagaggggacagggagggggaagaggtaaagaaatgAAGGGTCTCTTTGCAGGTAGGCAAGCCCTCTTTCCCGCTGCAGCCCAAGTGTTAGTGTCAAAGCGAAGCTTGGTAAGTTACAGAAAGCTATGAAATTGCTTTATTAGAAaaggaagggggtgcctgggtggctcagtcagttaagcgtctaactttggctcagggcctgatctcatggttcgccgtgttgggctctgtgctgacagctcggagcctggagcctgcttcagattctgtctctctctctccctctctctctctctctctctctctctctctgcccctccctggctcacactctgactctctctctctctctcaaaaataaataaacattaaaaagtcctTATTCAATATCGTATTTATTGTCTCACGGGTGCGCAGGCCAAGGCTTTCGCTCAGCATTACACCCCGTTTGTGGACTGCCTGATTTGTAAACTCCAAGAAAGGAGTGAACAGGCTCCGATTTAGCATCTACGTTAAAGGCCAAAGACACGAAGAGCCGCCTAGCTGTCTCCAacctcctgtcccctctctcccgGAAGAAGCAATTGATGGGAAGGAAAACAAGCTGCAGCGTATTGGCGTCCGGCCGTTCTTACAGCGCCTATGCCGAGTGAGAGAGGCCAGGGCAGGCCTTGTCTGCGCCCGGGGAAGCCTGCCCTCCAAAGTCATGGCCGCTAAGAAAAGTTAGAATTAAGTGTGATTATAGAGTGGTGCCAAAGAACTTCTATTGCGAGTTAAAAAGTGACACCGCACACATTCAAAGGGGCCTGACTCCCCCGCAGTCAGCATGCAGGCCCCGAAGTGACTCTAAACCTCTGCGGGGTGTCTGCGGACACTGTACTTGTTTtcaggacaggagcagagagaagcgGAAGAGGCCACCACGCGCCGGCACTGCCACACCACGGCATCCGCTCAGCCGCAAGCTCGGAAAGGTGGGAAGCCCACGCCCAGGAAGAGACGAGAGGGGTGCATCCTTACTTTTTGGACTGTCTGGACTTCGCAGCGAGGCTCTTCCTTTGCCCTTGGGGGTTTTTAAGCCATCAGACAGGTACTGATGACCGCTTCCTCCCAGCTCCAGCCTTCGCTTGGCCTGCAACGGAAAGCACAAGCGTTGGTCACGGGGCACGAGGGCAATCGCCAGGGGTGACCTGTGACCCGGCCCTGCCAACTCCCAGCTCGGGCCTCTGCCCTGCCCGACGCGGGCCCTGGCTGCCCCACAGCTGGGTTCTGGCTCCTGCGACGGATCGCACATCAGATGGACATATCCGCTGGTCCTTTAGGATTAGGCTCAGGAGCcgccctgctcattcattcattcattcattcattcaacatacatGCCAGGCATGGGGCAGGACACTAAGAAGACAGCAGGCACTGCGGAACATCAACCCACTTTTCCCTCCATCTCTGGTCCGGGCTGGACCCCCTTCCTTGCGCTCCCACAAACGCTCTGTTTATTTGTATCCTAGCACTTACTCAATATCAGGGTTATTTCACTtatctctttctcatttcctttaagGCAGGGACTCTTTCCCATTTATCTTTGTACACCTAGTGCCTGGCAGAGAGCCTGGGTTTCTGTAGGTATTCAATCACTCTATTTATATTCGACGCAAGAGTGATTGATCAGTAACACAACTAGTCACAGACCACCAATGGTCATTCGTCGGAATAAGAAACACTCCAAATGCTCCATCCTGGGCTTGGCCTGGAATTACCGGCTCCATTTCTGTCATCGCACCTGACACCTGAGAGATCTCCATCCAAGTTTTGAACTTGATTTACTTTCACTTCAGAAGCATCCACCCAGTGTCTCCGGACAGGGGACCGGGCTCAGGGAGCACAGGCAAAAGCAAGACAGGCTAAGTGTCCCTGCCTCCCTAGTGGGTAGAGTCCGAGAGGACACAGACCATGGAGCACCTGTCCTGTGCTGTTCGGGTGTGACAGGTGCTCAGACAGCAATGGCACCCACCAGACACCCCACATGGCCATGTGTTTCAAGGCTCATTTTCAGGGCAGGTTCTCCTAATGAGAGGTGCGATTTCGCAGGAACTCCTCAGGACACGGAAAGACCGCGCCATCGACTGATGTCAGATCCCCAGTTACCAGCTCGTCTTGCTCTGGTCACTGCAGTGGCCACCAGCAGCGTGTGGCTCATCTGAATTGACACGCGCGCCAAGTGTAAAGTACAGACTGGGTTTTGAaaacgcaccccccccccccagcaaaaGGGGCAAAATCCGTCACCAACAGTTTTTATACAGAttacactttaaaatgatagtttggctttataaaatattattaaaccagatagaattaaaattattatttcacctgtttcctttcatatatttttttactatgtGGCTTGAATTTGTGGCACacagtatctttcttttttctttagttaaatgtttatttttaactaattaaataataaactattttaaaaggtttttttttaaatctaatttttttttctattataaatactttatttcaaCTAGAAGGTACGATCTCTCAGGGGTTTCATAGTTTAAAAAGCTACAATCACATCATGTtgtaactacattaaaaaaaaacaacaacagaacagtGCTGTAAATGGAACTGCCTGGCTTAGACCATATACGTTTCTGCACAGTCTTTACGGAATCTGCACAAAGAAGTATCTTCTCCCTTTGCTCCAATTAATTGTTCTTGTATGTAAGCTGCTTTCTATTCCAGTATATCCAGAGTGGTGAAATCACAAGGCCAGCCACGTAGCCAAAGGTCGCTCCAAGCGTACAAGAGATGGGCCATACCTGCCACGGTCTTTCCCAATTGAGCGGAATAGGGAAGGCACCGAGCCACGTtcctataaaactagaaatcgTAGTGATCTGAAGACTGTTCTCCCAAATGGATGTAACTCCATTTCTACTGAAAACTCTTAGCCATGCTTTGATGTTTGGTCCTAACAAACACAAACAAGGTACAGTGGTAAAAGTAGACAAAATAactgcaaataaaaatgtttccaacaTCAGCTCAATGAGTGGTGCTCCATATAGAACAAAAATTACATGAAAGAAGAAACATGACAT from Suricata suricatta isolate VVHF042 chromosome 7, meerkat_22Aug2017_6uvM2_HiC, whole genome shotgun sequence carries:
- the E2F3 gene encoding transcription factor E2F3 isoform X2; its protein translation is MPLQQQAKRRLELGGSGHQYLSDGLKTPKGKGRASLRSPDSPKKKTRYDTSLGLLTKKFIQLLSQSPDGVLDLNKAAEVLKVQKRRIYDITNVLEGIHLIKKKSKNNVQWMGCSLSEDGGTLAQCQGLSKEVTELSQEEKKLDELIQTCTLDLKLLTEDSENQRLAYVTYQDIRKISGLKDQTVIVVKAPPETRLEVPDPIESLQIHLASTQGPIEVYLCPEETETHSPMKTNNQEHNGNIPKPPSKDLASTNSGHSDCSISMADLSPLASPANLLQQTEDQIPSSLEGPFVNLLPPLLQEDYLLSLGEEEGISDLFDAYDLEKLPLVEDFMCS